Proteins encoded together in one Pseudomonas sp. ADAK13 window:
- a CDS encoding response regulator yields the protein MHEQLRILLVEDHPFQLLATQCLLRNYGYHDLALAENAEQAIRQMTQTALPFDILLCDQCLPDLPGLELIEIAHRRGFIRSAILLSGLPVNELENLKAQAYQRNFPLLGYLPKPLSAIELSELIRQLPLPRSTKK from the coding sequence ATGCACGAACAACTTCGTATCCTGTTGGTGGAGGATCATCCTTTTCAATTGCTGGCGACCCAATGTTTGTTACGAAACTATGGTTACCACGACCTGGCCCTCGCTGAAAATGCCGAACAGGCCATTCGACAGATGACACAAACCGCACTGCCATTCGATATTCTGCTGTGTGATCAATGCTTGCCAGACCTGCCCGGGCTGGAGTTGATTGAAATCGCCCACCGCAGAGGCTTTATAAGGTCCGCGATCTTGCTCAGCGGCCTGCCCGTGAATGAACTGGAAAACCTGAAGGCTCAGGCATACCAGCGTAACTTTCCGTTACTTGGCTACTTGCCGAAGCCGTTGAGCGCCATTGAGTTGAGCGAACTCATACGCCAATTGCCCCTTCCGCGCTCAACAAAAAAGTAG